The stretch of DNA GTGTTGGTGAAAACTGGCTGAGTAGGTCCAAATCTtcggaaaaacaagaaaatgaacGAAACATATAAGGAAAATTGAGAAGAAAGATGGGGGGAAATTAAGGGGGTTGGCGCTTGGTAGAGGACGTAGATGAACTGAATGAGGAAAGGCCGCTACCCTTGAAAGAAAGATTATCGCTAGGGAGGGAGGAGGAAAGGCTACCCACCTGCTTTGGTACGATGTGAAACTAAATCCTTGGAAAAGAGAACATAAACCAAAAGTCACACCCCATGACAAAGGCGAAAAAAGGATGCCATGCTTATGGAAGGTGGGCAGGTGTTAGAACCGCTACTTGAATACAGGATGACGGAAGCCTTGCAGCAAGATGGGACGGGGAAGAGTTGATGGAATAGAGGCTTGGTAGCGGAAGTGAGGTGGATCGACAGAAAGAAACTCTAACGGTGGGGTGAGTgcgtggtggtggtggtggtggatggGCGACCGTTGAACCAGCTTCTAACATCTAACAAAACAAGGTAAacgaaaatgtaaaaaacaaagGAGGGAAAAGTCGGATTTGTCAAAGGATCTCAAAGAAAAAGTTTACTTGGAGCTTGTTAAACTAATCCTGTCCATGGCAATAGATGGTTTAAGAAACCGAGCCAATAAAAGAGACCTAATGAACCTGTCCATGCTAATTTGCTCTTGTTTAAGGCATCCAGTATTTCTTTATGTGAATCAGATTCTTGGAATGTTACTACTTGAACAATCACTGTCAATTATTAGCAAAAGCAGCAAGCATACTGAAATGCCATGGGTCACGACTATGCAATCttttaatgtaatttcattGTTTGTCTTCTTTGTTTGCCATAGTTAGTGAATCAAATAGTACTTTCCTTGTTTGCCTTGGGTCAAGCTCACAGCCAATTCGACAACTACTCTGCACATCACACTGTTTTGAATTCAAGTTCAAATTCATGATCATCCATCATGTTTATCTTTATCTGCTGAGGGTTGGAAAGGGGTTTGTGGAGAACTCAAGTCCatcatgtttctttttcttctgaaaCAATGTAACTTCATTATTGCCAGAAGCTTTTCATTGAAACAAATTATTTGTTCATTAACTATGCAACCTCTCgagttgctgctgctgctgctgctctaTTTTCTCTgggatgtttttgttttcattagtgTACATGCTGCTAAGAACTGATTTCAAGAGTTGAACACTATTAGCTACAGAAGCAacagaaaaatatgttctataACTGCTACTGGATATAGTTTCTGGATAGTTGAACACTGTTTTATATGTTCTATATCTGCTGCTGTTGGATATAGTTGAACACTATTAGCCACCATGTCCTAGAAATATTTGGTACAACTATATTTGGCACAATTATATTATAGTTGAACACTAGTAAATATTTGGTACAAACATATTTTGTTGAAGGAAGAACTCACTAGTTTATAATCTGTTTCATGTATTGGTTGCCGAAAATGCAAGCATGAAGCTGATTTTGCCTTTTATGTTGATGCTTTGTGCTTGCAacaattttatgtaatttcatGTATAAGTTgctggaaattatgaaaatgaaaatgaagctAATTTGATGGATTTACACACAAGATAGATAAAtcataacaacaacaacattttATCATAGAGAGAAGGATTGCTAATCCAAtctggttttaatttttaataggtTAGCCAAAATGCAAAAGTAGAATGTTTAGCAAAATAATTGCCTAAACTAATGGCTAAatcaatgctagtgctctaagCCAGATAATGCGACCCAAATatcctttattcttttttctgttttactAAAAACTATGCTAAGCCAATGCAGCCGCTCATCTACATCCCTTGCACTTGCATTGAGAAGACTGAACACTCGGGAAAGGCCTAATGAATGGATAACACCCTGCATTACAATCACATGCCAAATCCTGCTCTAAAGCCCATACATACCTAACCTGAATGCTAAGGTGGCAGCAGTACGGTGTTCTGGTCCTAACAGGGGATaacaatagggaaaaaaaagaaaagaacaaccAAGATAAAGCTTAAAAGATACTGGATCAATGTAAGGACCAACAACACCAGGCGCTCCTAACCCTTACACCCTAAGAATAAAACAGAAAAGACAAGTGAACAAGGGGTAACAGAACAATTGAAAACTCCatcagaaaaacaaacaaagcatTCTTACTTCTTGGTCTAACTTAATATTACGTTAACTtctaattataaagttaaattttgACTGATGTCAGGGAGATGAAGGAAAGTAACTTAGACACTCTCAACACCAGAAGAAAGGGAATTTCCAATAATAGTTCAAAAAGATGAACACAAGAAAGCATATCTTGAGTTTCTACTCTCCAGGTGCAGAAACACCTTGCTTCattctctccctcttcatcttcttcttggaGACCGGCTTCTTTTTCCTTGGAGGAAGAGTTTTTTGTGCATACATGTAAAGTACGTAATTTCCAACAAGGAATATCAACAATAGCCCAACAACAACCAGGAGCACTATCAGTCCAGGGTTGAACCCTTTGGCTTCAGCATCCTTGATCATATCTCCCTAATCATTGCaacaacaaatcatatttttgtgAGGACACAACAGACTGAAagcaacaacaaataaaaaactgaGAAAGGATGACATAGCCCACCATACAACATCAACGCAAGCAATCCAGCTTATGGTCTAAAATCATTAACATTGGTATTTTATTCTCCTAGGCAATGATGTTCACATATTTTGTTAGTACAATCAATTCAAGCATGTTAACAAATGGCCAAACTTTAAGATGGGTTTCAAGCATAATAAAGCACTACTGTCACTTTTGATGAGCAATACTAGGGCATAACCTACCCTGGATTGGATTTTAAGGTTTTTATATGATCTTCCAAgtcaactctatttttttttttcagaaataaaTCAAGCCCATTAAAATTGGATTTGGAAGCTTATATTTCTGCAAGCTTATTGAGTATGTCTAAGAAATAACTAAATTTTTGACAAGTAAGAAATAACTAAATTTTTGATAATGAGTATCAATCAAATACATCTACTCTCTGGTCAATTCCGTGTACTTGGTAGTAATaaagaagcttttttttttttttttttccaaggaaTCAATGAATCCCATTTATTCAAATTAGTTATATGTAATGCTTTATAGAAGTTTTTAtacttgaaataaaaataatttcttatttttccacAACAGGATCTTTTCAAGCTTACAAGAGCTCCAAAATGTAGACAGGAATTATTGGTGAGTGAACTGATTTAATATAAGAATTTGAACTTGAAATTGATAATGGGGAAGGTGGGTATCTCCATGCACATCGGCATCTCCCAAACAAGTAAGGTTAGAGAAAAATGAACATaagtattattttgttttttaaaggtACAGATCAAATGGAGACTTCAGCTCATCATGTGAACAAAATGAGGCTAACCAATAAGCCTAAGAAGAAACTCTAACGATGGGGTGAGTGCGTGGTGGTGGATGGGACGGGGAGTTGGCTTCAAGTGTTGATGGAATGGAGGCTTGGTAGCGGAAGTGAGGTGGATCGACAGAAAGAAACTCTAACGATGGGGTGAGTgcgtggtggtggtggtggatggGCGACCGTTGAACCAGCTTCTAACATCTAACAAAACAAGGTAAacgaaaatgtaaaaaacaaagGAGGGAAAAGTCAGATTTGTCAAAGGATCTCAAAGAAAAAGTTTACTTGGAGCTTGTTAAACTAATCCTGTCCATGGCAATAGATGGTTTAAGAAACTGAGCCAATAAAAGAGACCTAATGAACCTGTCCATGCTAATTTGCTCTTGTTTATACCTCTTGTTTAGAGCATCCAGTATTTCTTTATGTGAATCAGATTCTTGGAATGTTACTACTTCAACAATCACTGTCAATTATTAGCAAAAGCAGCAAGCATACTGAAATTCCATGGGCCACGACTATGCAATCttttaatgtaatttcattGTTGTCTTCTTTGTTTGCCATATTTAGTGAATCAAATAGTACTTTCCTTGTTTGCCTTGGGTCAAGCTCACAGCCAATTCGACAACTACTCTGCACATCACACTGTTTTGAATTCAAGTTCAAATTCACGATCATCCATCATGTTTATCTTTATCTGCTGAGGGTTGGAAAGGGGTTTGTGGAGAACTTAAGTCCatcatgtttctttttcttctgaaaCAATGTAACTTCATTATTGCCAGAAGCTTCATTGAAACAAATTATTTGTTCATTAACTATGCAACCTCTCgagttgctgctgctgctctaTTTTCTCtgggatttttttgttttcattagtgTACATGCTGCTAAGAACTGATTTCAAGAGTTGGAACACTACTAGCTACAGAAGcaatagaaaaatatgttctataACTGCTAATGGATATAGTTTCTGGCTAGTTGAACACTGTTTTATATGTTCTATATCTGCTGCTGTTGGATATAGTTGAGCACTATTAGCCACCATGTCCTAGAAATATTTGGTACAACTATATTTGGCACAATTATATTGTAGTTGAACACTAGTAATTGCCTAATCTAATAGCTAAatcaatgctagtgctctagGCCAGATAATGCGACCCAAATatcctttattcttttttctgttttactAAAAACTATGCTAAGCCAATGCCACCGCTCATCTACATCCCTTGCACTTGCACTGAGAAGACTGAACACTCGGGAAAGGCCTCATGAATGGATAACACCCTGCATTACAATCACATGCCAAATCCTGCTCTAAGCCCATACATACCTAACCTGAATGCTAAGGTGGCAGCAGTACGGTGTTCTGGTCCTAACAGGGGTAACAAtagggaaaacaaaaaaaagaacaacCAAGATAAAGCTTAAAAGATACTGGATCAATGTAAGGACCAACAACACCAGGTGCTCCTAACCCTTACACCCTAAgaataaaacagaaaatacaAGTGAACAAGAGGGAACAGAACAATCGAAAACTCCatcagaaaaacaaacaaagcatTCTTACTTCTTGGTCTAACTTAATATTACGTTAACTtctaattataaagttaaattttgACTGATGTCAGGGAGATGAAGGAAAGTAACTTAGACACTCCCAACACCAGAAGAAAGGGAATTTCCGATAATAGTTCAAAAAGATGAACACAAGAAAGCATATCTTGAGTTTCTACTCTCCAGGTGCAGAAACACCTTGCTTCattctctccctcttcatcttcttcttggaGACCGGCTTCTTTTTCCTTGGAGGAAGAGTTTTTTGTGCATACATGTAAAGTACGTAATTTCCAACAAGGAATAATAGTGTATTTTATTGGAGACCGGCTTCTGTTGAGAGCTTTCGTTagaattttagtgtattttattttattttgtgattaaagaaatattttttaataattttttttactttttgattaataaaatatttttaatgatgttttaaatttattttattttttaaaattattaaaaaatattaaaaaaatttatataaaaaatagcttaaaatatatatatatataaatacgtaCTGCTCCAGCGAGATGCTACAAGCTGTAGCATCATCCAGTCTATTACTCCGTCTAAATAGAAATCCTGTCAACTATCAAGTCAAAAATAGGCCAAAATACGTACGACCTAtacttgaaataaaaataatttcttatttttccacAACAGGATCTTTTCAAGCTTACAAGAGCTCCAAAATGTAGACAGGAATTATTGGTGAGTGAACTGATTTAATATAAGAATTTGAACTCGAAATTGATAATGGGGAAGGTGGGTATCTCCATGCACATCGGCATTTCCCAAACAAGTAAGGTTAGAGAAAAATGAACATaagtattattttgttttttaaaggtACAGATCAAATGGAGACTTCAGCTCATCATGTGAACAAAATGAGGCTAACCAATAAGCCTAAGAAGAAGAGAACAGAGAGATGAAAAGGGTTGGTGAAGATGACACCAAGAAATCAAGGTATTTCTTCAAATCGAAAAGGTTTATTATTGTTCCATTAACaagaagaattgaagacttGAGTAAGCAGACTGTGATTAAATGCAGAAATCTATAAGCACCGTCACAAAAACTGAGTACCCATCCAAAAAGTTCATCTGCTTCTGTGGTTCAGATTTGTTAGTGTTCTTTTGGGCTGCAGGATGTTCTTATTCATTGGTTGCTTATTGGATGCTCTAGGTATGGGGATGCTTACCATTCATTAAGATTGTAGCTTGGAGTTTGGTTCGTGGGATTTAAATTTGCACTGTGTGGAGCAATTTGGATCTTAGAGAATTTGGGCTGCTTTCAGTAATTGGAAGTAGTTTGTGGAAATAAGAATTCTCGTTGAACTGGTGATTTCGGGGACAATACGGATATGCTCTTAAATGGGTTCTGATCAATGTTATCTGAAAATCTTTCTTTCCCCTATCAGTTGCATCAATACATTATGGGTGCAATACgcatttataactttataagtTCTGCTAAAATGTGAAAGGAAAAATGTAGAGAACCAACAGATCATTAATAATCAGCAACAACAAAGACTACAAGCAATGCGTAGGACGGTAACAGAATAACACATAGCATGGACAGAAATATGGTCCTCCTGTAGAGGATCCGTACCCATGACAATTAATCTCTCGACTTGCATTTCTCCATTAAATAAGTGATGCAATGCATTTGTTCAAATTGAATATGAATTTGAAGAACTCTCTCTCACGGAATTGAAAGAACTTACCTTAGACATTATGgcaaaaaattcataattttttataggtaaaatattcataaaatcttaggccccatttggtttcacaaatggtctcatcccatctcatctcatctcatctcaacatccaaacaccaatcaaacacaaacaattttcaactttttcatctaatccataacttaatcattacaactttcacaaactttcaaacaaaatacaaaaaacaattcaacttttttaaatctcaaaacaaaaaaatattaaaagattatattttaactttataattttttattcaactttttctctccatttccaaaacctcataaaacatcttaattcaaataattcaactactattcacagatttctcatcctatctcatctgtataaccaaacgaggacttattaaattataaatgacCTACGAACTCGAATAACTGAAACTATACAGCAGAATCAATACGAGATTTCAGTTAACGAATAGTTCCTTCGCTCTGTTTCTTAAAACTTGAGAAGATTTCCAGGAAAGGAAACAAATATCAGGTTTCAATGTCCTGAACCTTACTGAACATGCATAGTAAATTTCCTCGAGCTTGCAGGAAAATTATTAATCATGAAACATGTAACCAGCGCAAAAAATAACGTTTTCCCATAGAATTTTCCGGGAAACATTATATACCCAATAAAATCACCCAAGGAACGTTAAAAAGAAATCGTAATAATAACGACTCCATCAAACAATATGAATAAGATCAATTATATTCCAGTAGATCTTTGATTTAGAGGCCTTAAACTTAATTTCATTTAGACAGATCTCTTAATGTTATCTGAATAAGGGATGGATATGGGTTCCGTTTGAAAACGTACCACGCGATCAAAGGAGGGAGGAACCTTGTCAGCGAACTCGTACTCGTCGTCCATGGCTGTGACTCAGAGCCAAGAGATCAGCTCAGCTTCTCGGCGGGGAGCCGAAAGAATTGAACCAAACTCCAAAGAAAGTTCGAGAACACAAACGAGAGGGAGAAGGGGGTCGGAGACTCGCACGGATCGAAACTGGACGTTTGGCAAAGAGTATTTGTAGTACCGTGATATATTAACAGATTCGCGTGATATTTCAATTTTGCCCTCGGGGCGTATTTCATTAGGCAGTTTTTCTGGTACAGGTGGTTCGCGTACCAATGCCTACGTGGAAAGTTTTGTCGGGTGACATTTGTTAtaggaaaaatttaattgtaagcgattatgCGCATTAATACGCGtattcattcaatatgattaattagaaagtatattttattgaaaacagtgctaatttgaatttagaatatgaaagcAACAATATTAATACGCAGATTAGTATGCAAATTTGTTAGTACATAGTAAAACTCtttgttatattataaaaaaaataaacaacgtagagaatagaaagagaaaacatATTTAAGAAAACAACGCAAACTTCCTCAATGCATTCATCTCCCCCAAATCTCTTCCTCAACGCAAGCATCTCCTCTGCGCGCGATGGCGATGGGACGACGACAGTCTCCTCCACACGTAACGGTCTCCTCTGCCAGCGACGGTCTCCTTTCCGCTCGACAGACTCCTTTGTGTCGACAATCTCAGGTACTCCTGTTAAGTGGACACCGATTTGATAAATGTAAAAATGCAATAATTTAGGTTATCTGAGGACTAGAACCTCCACTCACACTTGGGTGAATTCAAGAAATTTCATTGATTCAGATTGTAAACAAGGATTTCTATTTGTATTGGACTCTACAACAGAAATAATAACTAACATACCCATTAAGTAGACGTGGTCCAACATGGCCTCTTAACTGAATGGATAAGAAATTGACTAAGTCTAGAGTAACTGCCCCAGCCCATGACTCATGCGAGAATTGACAAAAATACCATAAGAAATTAGATAAAGACCCAGCATATATATAACACCTAAGAAAGCCCTAAAGATTCTTCAAAccatcttccttcttctgcGCTACACGTAACAATGCTCCATTCTCAGAGGATTTTGCCCACAAAATCAGTGAACCTTCTTTGCATCTCCTCCAAATCTTCCCAAGTAGCATCCTCCGTTATTGCCCCTTTCCATTGTACTAGGAACTCGACTTCGCTACAGTGCCTTCGTTTCGCAAGTCGCCGCTGCAACACTTGCTCTGGTTCAGGAGCTAGGGTTCCATCACGGTTGACTTGGGGAAGTTGGGGTATTTGTGATTCCCGGCACAAATCCAATCTATATGCAAATTTTCCCACCTTCTGGAGAATCTTGAAGGGGCCGTAATACCTTAGcaaaatcttcaaaattctCCTCATCGCCACCATCATCTGTTTGTACGTTCTTAACCTTAGGTAAACCCACTCTCCCTCTTTAAGTTCTCTTCCAGTTTTGAGTTTATTTGCATACTACCTCGTCTTATTTTGTGACTTGTGCAGATTCTCATGGACTAGTTGTGCTATGAAATCGCAGCTTTGCAACTCCTCCTCGACTGACTGAACATGAGTTGACCCTGGCTCGTAACACAGTAGGCGTGTGGGTGTTGTCCATAAATAGCCTCGTATGGTGAGATCTATGTTGAACTGTGTCTTGAAGTGTTGTAAACATATTCTGCTAGTGGTAACCATCGTGTCCAATCTTTGGGTCTATCACTAAAAAAACACCTTAAATAACATTCAATGTCTTATTTGTTACCTCTGTTTGGCCATTTGTCTAAGGATGATAGGCTGAACTCATGAGCAGATCTGTCCCACAAATCCTAAATAGCTTCTTCCAAAATTGGCTTGTAAATATAGGATCCCTGTCACTTATAATTGTTTGAGGCATCCCATGTAGCTTGaatatattttccataaagATTCTAGCTACTGTGAAAGCTGTGTATGGATGTGTAAGTGACAAGAAATGTGCATACTTACTTAACCTGTCAACCACCACCGTGATAATAGTTTTTCCTCCTGAGGGTGGCAACCCTTCTATGAAATCCATGTTAATGTTCTCCCAATTCTTTTCTGGTATAGGAAGAGGTTGAAGCAACTTGTAGGGTGAATGGTTTCAACCTTATTCCTCTAGCATACATCACATTCTCTGATGAAGGCTCGGATGTCACTATGCTGACCAGGCcagaaaaatttcctttttactCTTGCATTTGTTTAATGCACACCTGTGTGACCCCCTAATGAACTACTATGGAATTGTTGCAGGATTTGTTGCTAGAAGGGCACGAGAGTTCCCAAATCAATCTTCccttataaaagagaaaatcatTTCGGAATTGGTATAAAGCTGGATCCAGGGTCCCTTGATGGTAGAGGCTGATAAGCTTCTTGAGAGATTGTCCTAGTAGGTAGTGTCTCCACTTCCGAATTGCCATTACCAAAGCCAATAACTTCTTCTCGTATGTGAGCAAGGCCAGATTTCGTTCCTTCAGTGCTTGACTTAGATAGGCAATAGGCTGCCCCTCCTGCATTAATACTG from Juglans regia cultivar Chandler chromosome 4, Walnut 2.0, whole genome shotgun sequence encodes:
- the LOC109012820 gene encoding DNA-binding protein S1FA-like, whose translation is MDDEYEFADKVPPSFDRVGDMIKDAEAKGFNPGLIVLLVVVGLLLIFLVGNYVLYMYAQKTLPPRKKKPVSKKKMKRERMKQGVSAPGE
- the LOC118348259 gene encoding DNA-binding protein S1FA1-like, with protein sequence MSKLFLVGNYVLYMYAQKTLPPRKKKPVSKKKMKRERMKQGVSAPGE